CGACCTTACGGACGAGTATCCGCGCATGCTGAGGGACCTCGGCAAGGAGCACGGGATCCTTGGGGACATTTTCAGCGGAGCCCAGTCTCGCTTTGCCAATCCTGTGAACCTTCGCAAGCTTATTGCGCTCATCGACGAAACCGAGTGGACGAGCCTCGATGTGGATGTGAAAGCGGAAGCTTTTGAGGGGCTCTTGGAGAAGGCTGCCAGTGAAGGCAAAAAAGGCGCAGGCCAGTACTTCACGCCGCGCCTATTGATCCAATGCATGATCCGCTGCACCAAGCCCGATCCCCGAACGAAGTCGGACTTCATCATCGGCGATCCGGCGTGCGGCACCGGAGGCTTCCTGGTCTCAGCATACGAGTGGCTAAAGGACGAACTTAAGAAGGGCAAGGTAGCCCTCGATCGTGAGACCCAGAAGCGGGTTCGCGAGAGAACCTACTACGGTCAAGAGTTGGTTGCGCGGCCACGGCGCCTCGCGCTGATGAACCTCTACTTACACAACGTTCAGCCACACATCGCCATTGGTGACTCGATCTACGAAACCTACAGCGGGCCGAAGTTCGACGTGGTGCTCACAAACCCTCCGTTCGGAAACCGAGGGGCAAACCAAGCCCCCGAGCGCGAGGATTTCACCGTCACCACGAGCAACAAGCAGCTCAACTTCATCCAGCACGTCCTGACGATCCTCAAGCCCGGTGGCCGCGCCGCCGTGGTTGTGCCGGACAACGTGCTCTTTGCCGACCAAGCCGGTGAAGTCTTCAAGATCCTCATGCAAGACTGCGACCTCCATACCGTGCTCAGGCTCCCGCGAGGGACGTTTACGCCGTACACACCAGGAACCAAGACTTACGTCATCTTCTTTGCCAAAGGCAAACCTACCAAGCAGGTTTGGCTCTACGATGCCCGTGCGAACGTTCCCGGGATCACGAAGAAGGACCGGCCTCTCACAGAGAAGCACTTCGAGGATTTCGAGAAGTGCTTTGGCGAAGATTCGAACGGCCAGTCGCCACGCGTGGAGTCAGAGCGCTTCCGATGCTTTGGCATCGACGAGATCAAGAAGCGCGAATACAAGCTCGACGGCTTCAAGTGGATCAAGGACGAATCCCTGGACGACGCGGACGACCTTGGGGAACCGGAGGAGATCGTCTCCGAGGCGGTCACCCAGCTTACGGCGGCCATTGACGAGCTGAACCAGGTGCTCAAACTTCTGGAGAAGCCAGAGAAGGTGGAGGCATGAGCGCAAACAGAAAGAATGCTATGACCTGGCAATTAGTCGCGGGAATTCTCTTTGCGATACCAATGCCCCTTGCGGTCCTCTATTACCTCTTTCAGGCCCGGACAACTGAAGAGCAAATCTGGAGGCTGTTTATGGTGCTGATCGCCACGACCGGCTGGTCTTTCCTGCTTCGGAAGAGGCCTGCTTGGCGGCAAGCGTTATTTCCACCTGACAAGTTCACTATTAGAAACGGTGGCAAGCTCGTTTCTCTCATATTTGATAGTGACCTTGGACCGTTCACGCCAAAACTACATGCGGGGGAGTCTTCCCCGAAGTGGACTGGACCTACTCGCCCTGTCGTTCGAGGATTCTTGGAAGGGACCCTTGGCCGCCTGCTTTATTGGATGTCACTCCTGTCGTTTAATAATGCGTTTCGGCGCAACAGAACGCTTCATGGTTGGTACATCGACTCCTACGCACTTGGAACAGTGACGTTGGCATATTGGGCAGCCTTTCAAGGTCGAGGGCCTGAAGTCTGGATAATCGCGATATGGAGGGTCCTTTGCCTGCTTTGCGCAGTCCTTAGCATCGGACTTGTCCGTTCGCAGATTCGGGCATTACGAGGCGACGGGCCCCCTGCCTCAAATCCAAGGATTGTCCTATTGGGGCTTGTGAACTGGGCTGAACTTGTGGCGCTGTTCGGACTAATCTACCAAGCGATCAATGGCAGTCGCCGATGGCTGTACAACAGTTTCACGACCCAGGTAACCATGAATCACGCGTTTGTCGCGAAGAGAGGATCGGGACTAGCAGAAGCTGAGCGCTATGCTGCCGTCGCACAGATTTCCTTGTCTTTGCTCCTCATTTCGACTCTAATCGGGATGTATGTGGGGCTACTTGCCCCCTCGAAAACGGCTCAAGGGGGAGCGTCATGAATGCTAGCGTGAACGAGGGGCCGCAATGAGTGAGATCATCCTCTACTCATCGCCAGACGGCGAGGCCAGGATCGAGGTCACCTACGAGGGAGACACCTTCTGGCTGACGCAAAAGCAGATCGCCGACCTCTTTGCTGTGGATCGATCGGTCATATCCAAGCACCTTGGCAATGTCTTCGAGGAAGGAGAACTGGACCGCAATTCAGTGTGTGCAGAATTTGCACAAACTGCCGCCGATGGGAAGACGTACCAGGTCCAGTTCTACGCTCTCGACGCCATCATCGCCGTTGGCTACCGGGTCAATTCCAAGCAGGCCACCCAGTTCCGAATCTGGGCCACCAACACCCTCAAGGAGTTCGTCATCAAGGGGTTCGTCCTGGACGATGAGCGCCTCAAGCTCAACAAGCGGTTCGGCAAGGACTACTTCGACGAGCTCATCGAGCGCATCCGGGAGATCCGGGCGAGCGAGCGCCGCTTCTATCTCAAGATCACCGACCTCTACGAGCAAGCGAGTATCGACTACGACCCGAAGGCGGAGATCACCAAGACCTTTTTTGCCACCGTGCAGAACAAGCTGCACTGGGCCGTGAGCGGAAAGACCGCCGCCGAGATCATCGCGGAGCGCGCAGACGCCGGCAAGCCGAGCATGGGGCTCACCACCTGGAAGAAGGCGCCGCACGGCAAGATCCTGAGAACCGACGTTTCGACCGCCAAGAACTACCTGATCGAAAAGGAGATCAAGGAGCTTGACCGCATCGTCGAGCAGTACCTGCTCTATGCCGAGGACATGGCCGCGCGGCAGGTCCCGATGAAGATGACGGACTGGGTGGAGCGGCTCGATGCCTTCTTGAGGTTCAACGAGCGTGACGTGCTCACCAACCCTGGAACGGTTTCCGCCGAGGTCGCCAAAAAGCTCGCAGAGGAGCAGTACGAGCAGTTCCGCGTAAAGCAGGACGAGGCGTTCGAGAGCGACTTCGAGCGCGAAGTGAAGAGGATCAGCGGTCAGGAGGGAGAGTGAGCGCAACCACTCCCACTGTGAACCCGCAGGATGTCGAAGACTTCGCCGAAAGCGATGGCCTTCCGGCTCACTGGCAAATGATCCCCTTGAAGAACCTGACCAAGCCATCATCCGCGAAGGTCGATCCTACCGACTACCCAAAGTCTCCCTATCTAAGCCTTGAGCATATCGAAGCGAACACTACCAAGATCGTGGGAGCCGGACTTGGCGAGGACGTGCACTCAACCAAGGCCGCATTCAGGGCTGGAGATGTCCTCTATGGCAGACTCCGACCTTATTTGAACAAGGTCACAATCCCGAACTTCAACGGAATCTCGTCTACCGACATTCTGGTGTTCCCGCCGAACGAGGACCTGGATCAGGGCTACCTGATGCGCTTTCTTAACTCCGCGACCGTCGTTGAATACGCTCACCGCCATTCGATGGGCCTGCAAATGCCGCGCATCGGTTTCGAAGTGCTTGGCGAGATCGAAATTCCCCTTCCTCCCATCGCCGAGCAGCGCGAGATCGTGGCGCGGATCGAAGAGTTGGTTGAGCAGGTCAATTCGGCACGGGAGCGGCTCGCCTCGATCCCGATCCTCCTCAAGCGCTTCCGCCAGTCCGTCCTCGCCGCCGCCTGCTCTGGCCAGCTCACCGCCGACTGGCGAGGGACAGAGAACCTTATTGGTTGGGAAGACATCCCGGCTCAGGACGTATGCGGACGTGTGCAAAGCGGGTCGACCCCAAAGGAAGGCTTTCAAGGAATGCCGGGAATCCCGTTCCTCAAGGTCTACAACTTGGTCGATCAGCGGCTCGACTTCGACTACAAGCCGCAATTTGTCTCCGAATCGGTGTATGCAACCAAGTCGATGTCGCGCTCGACTGCCATCCCCGGTGACGTACTCATGAACATCGTGGGGCCACCCCTTGGCAAGGTTGTCATAGTGTCCGACCAATATCCTGAGTGGACGTTCAACCAGGCCCTGACGATGTTTCGCCCGTCGACGCGAATAACCACGGAATGGCTCTACGTAATTCTCTGTAGCGGGATGCCGTATGAAGAGATTCTGATGCAGACCCGAGGGTCAGCCGGTCAATCAAACATTTCGCTAACTCAGTGTCGGGAGATGGTGTTGCCGGTCCCGCCTGTCGACGAACAAACCGAGATCGTCCGCCGCGTCGATGCCCTCTTCGCCCTTGCCGACTCCATCGAATCCCGCCTCACCGACGCCACCGCCCAGGTCGAGCGCACCACCCAAGCCATCCTCGCCAAGGCGTTTCGAGGTGAGTTGGTTCAACCAGGTCCCTGTAGTCCATGTTAGAGATCTCCTATGTAGAACCGAGTGCTCTTGACCGCTACGTGAACAGCGACGGTCAGCGCTTCACCACGCTCATCAGAAAGTGGGCAGGGGTGTACCTTCCGCGAATTGGCATTACGGGAACAGAGTGGAGTATTAGCGGGGAGAGCTTCCGAGCCGATGGTGGCGTGGACGGTCTGATCAACGCGGCTTCAATTGCGGACTCAACAGGTTATCTGGCTGCGAGGACCGTCTTCCAGTTCAAAGCTGGCGACACGAAGGTCGCGAATGCCAAGGAGGAGCTGACGAAGGCACCCAAGAAAGGCCAG
This genomic stretch from Armatimonadota bacterium harbors:
- a CDS encoding SAM-dependent DNA methyltransferase, translated to MTDVVSKLWGFCHTLRHDGIDYGDYIEQITYLLFLKMADERGVEIPNKCDWSFLKKLSGTDLTDEYPRMLRDLGKEHGILGDIFSGAQSRFANPVNLRKLIALIDETEWTSLDVDVKAEAFEGLLEKAASEGKKGAGQYFTPRLLIQCMIRCTKPDPRTKSDFIIGDPACGTGGFLVSAYEWLKDELKKGKVALDRETQKRVRERTYYGQELVARPRRLALMNLYLHNVQPHIAIGDSIYETYSGPKFDVVLTNPPFGNRGANQAPEREDFTVTTSNKQLNFIQHVLTILKPGGRAAVVVPDNVLFADQAGEVFKILMQDCDLHTVLRLPRGTFTPYTPGTKTYVIFFAKGKPTKQVWLYDARANVPGITKKDRPLTEKHFEDFEKCFGEDSNGQSPRVESERFRCFGIDEIKKREYKLDGFKWIKDESLDDADDLGEPEEIVSEAVTQLTAAIDELNQVLKLLEKPEKVEA
- a CDS encoding virulence RhuM family protein produces the protein MSEIILYSSPDGEARIEVTYEGDTFWLTQKQIADLFAVDRSVISKHLGNVFEEGELDRNSVCAEFAQTAADGKTYQVQFYALDAIIAVGYRVNSKQATQFRIWATNTLKEFVIKGFVLDDERLKLNKRFGKDYFDELIERIREIRASERRFYLKITDLYEQASIDYDPKAEITKTFFATVQNKLHWAVSGKTAAEIIAERADAGKPSMGLTTWKKAPHGKILRTDVSTAKNYLIEKEIKELDRIVEQYLLYAEDMAARQVPMKMTDWVERLDAFLRFNERDVLTNPGTVSAEVAKKLAEEQYEQFRVKQDEAFESDFEREVKRISGQEGE
- a CDS encoding restriction endonuclease subunit S, yielding MSATTPTVNPQDVEDFAESDGLPAHWQMIPLKNLTKPSSAKVDPTDYPKSPYLSLEHIEANTTKIVGAGLGEDVHSTKAAFRAGDVLYGRLRPYLNKVTIPNFNGISSTDILVFPPNEDLDQGYLMRFLNSATVVEYAHRHSMGLQMPRIGFEVLGEIEIPLPPIAEQREIVARIEELVEQVNSARERLASIPILLKRFRQSVLAAACSGQLTADWRGTENLIGWEDIPAQDVCGRVQSGSTPKEGFQGMPGIPFLKVYNLVDQRLDFDYKPQFVSESVYATKSMSRSTAIPGDVLMNIVGPPLGKVVIVSDQYPEWTFNQALTMFRPSTRITTEWLYVILCSGMPYEEILMQTRGSAGQSNISLTQCREMVLPVPPVDEQTEIVRRVDALFALADSIESRLTDATAQVERTTQAILAKAFRGELVQPGPCSPC